One genomic segment of Garra rufa chromosome 13, GarRuf1.0, whole genome shotgun sequence includes these proteins:
- the pln1 gene encoding cardiac phospholamban — MEKVQHMTRAAMRRASTMEVPQQAKQKMQDLFVNFCLILICLLLIYIIVLLM, encoded by the coding sequence ATGGAGAAGGTGCAGCACATGACGCGGGCGGCCATGCGGCGAGCGTCCACCATGGAGGTTCCCCAGCAGGCCAAGCAAAAGATGCAGGATCTCTTCGTCAACTTCTGCCTCATCCTCATCTGCCTGCTGCTCATCTACATCATTGTCTTGCTAATGTGA